The Hylaeus volcanicus isolate JK05 unplaced genomic scaffold, UHH_iyHylVolc1.0_haploid 12197, whole genome shotgun sequence genome has a window encoding:
- the LOC128882938 gene encoding uncharacterized protein LOC128882938 isoform X2 yields MTVRDLVNKFLKPWVKGVPIVVITSGGTAVPIEKNCVRFIDNISTGHRGAVSAEAFLNQFENCFVIFLSRQGSEQPYFRKLHNALDCRGFEGIFSEDQISIQPEILETFKDYQKVKDRISYIPFFSYDDYASILLTVCEEIKSFGAYVIFYLCAAVSDFYIPNHSMSLHKIQSDQERNIEWPRLCKCPKLICDVRRICAEAFIVGFKLETDKTLLPTKCKGLLHRSNSNMVIGNLLCTKDRELTIFEKDRNNIVLQKNKEMSLEESVVQVVIQKFLLYMNVTLP; encoded by the exons ATGACTGTACGcgatttagtaaataaatttttgaagcCCTGGGTCAAGGGTGTACCGATTGTGGTCATCACCAGTGGAGGAACTGCTGTaccaatagaaaaaaattgcgtTAGGTTTATTGATAATATATCAACAGGGCATCGTGGAGCAGTCAGTGCGGA agCATTCCtcaatcaatttgaaaattgtttcgttatttttttatcaagacAAGGATCTGAGCAAccatattttagaaaattacacAATGCTCTAGACTGTCGAGG aTTTGAGGGAATTTTTTCGGAGGatcaaataa GTATTCAACCTGAGATTCTAGAGACGTTTAAAGATTACCAAAAG gtaAAGGATCGAATTTCctatattccatttttttcctATGATGACTACGCTTCGATTCTGCT GACTGTGtgtgaagaaattaaaagttttggagcttatgttattttttatttatgcgcTGCTGTGTCGGATTTTTATATACCAAATCATAGTATG tcACTTCACAAAATTCAAAGTGACCAAGAAAGGAATATTGAATGGCCACGCTTATGTAAATGTCCTAAATTAAT ATGTGATGTAAGAAGAATTTGTGCTGAAGCTTTTATAGTCGGTTTCAAG CTGGAGACAGATAAAACACTGTTACCAACTAAATGTAAAGGCTTATTACATAGAAGTAACTCGAACATG GTAATAGGCAACCTGTTATGTACAAAAGATCGTGAATtaactatttttgaaaaggaTCGAAATAACATAGTACTTCAG AAAAACAAGGAAATGTCCTTAGAAGAATCTGTTGTTCAAGTagttattcaaaaatttttattatatatgaatGTAACATTGCCTTGA